One genomic region from Amia ocellicauda isolate fAmiCal2 chromosome 4, fAmiCal2.hap1, whole genome shotgun sequence encodes:
- the mapre1b gene encoding microtubule-associated protein RP/EB family member 1b isoform X1 has product MAVNVYSTSVTSDNLSRHDMLAWINESLKINHTKIELLCSGAAYCQFMDMLFPGCIPLKKVKFQAKLEHEFIHNFKLLQASFKRMAVDKIIPVDKLIKGKFQDNFEFVQWFKKFFDANYDGKDYDPVAARQGQETMPMPNPATPALNKPKKIPSTGSADDSLTAAPRGKPAAKIAPQRPSVAKAPPKVAPVGLRRPGGAGNGDEEKAELVQEVNLLKLTIEDMEKERDFYFGKLRNIELICQEKEGENDPTLQRIVDILYATDVSDTQKEGFVIPDSESQDQEEY; this is encoded by the exons ATGGCTGTGAATGTCTATTCTACTTCAGTGACCAGTGACAATTTGAGTCGACATGACATGCTGGCATGGATCAATgagtctttaaaaataaaccacacaaaGATTGAGCTTCTCTGTTCAG GAGCTGCGTACTGCCAGTTTATGGACATGCTGTTCCCTGGTTGTATACCTCTGAAGAAAGTAAAATTCCAGGCCAAACTAGAACATGAATTCATTCACAACTTTAAACTGTTGCAAGCAAGCTTCAAGAGAATGGCAGTTGACAAA aTTATCCCAGTGGACAAATTAATAAAAGGAAAGTTTCAGGACAATTTTGAGTTTGTGCAGTGGTTTAAGAAATTTTTTGATGCCAACTATGATGGGAAAGATTATGACCCAGTAGCAGCTCGCCAAGGACAGGAAACCATGCCTATGCCCAACCCCGCCACACCCGCCCTGAACAAGCCCAAGAAAATCCCCAGCACTGGCAGCGCAG ATGACAGCCTCACTGCTGCACCGAGGGGGAAACCAGCAGCAAAGATTG CCCCTCAGAGGCCTTCCGTGGCGAAGGCGCCCCCGAAAGTGGCTCCTGTGGGTCTGCGGAGACCGGGCGGTGCAGGAAACGGGGACGAGGAGAAGGCGGAACTCGTCCAGGAG GTTAATTTACTAAAACTCACAATTGAAGAcatggagaaagagagggatttTTACTTCGGCAAACTGAGGAATATTGAACTGATCTGCCAAGAAAAGGAAGGGGAGAACGATCCCACACTGCAGAGGATTGTTGACATCCTTTATGCCACAGATGTAAGTGACACACAAAAG
- the mapre1b gene encoding microtubule-associated protein RP/EB family member 1b isoform X2 codes for MAVNVYSTSVTSDNLSRHDMLAWINESLKINHTKIELLCSGAAYCQFMDMLFPGCIPLKKVKFQAKLEHEFIHNFKLLQASFKRMAVDKIIPVDKLIKGKFQDNFEFVQWFKKFFDANYDGKDYDPVAARQGQETMPMPNPATPALNKPKKIPSTGSADDSLTAAPRGKPAAKIAPQRPSVAKAPPKVAPVGLRRPGGAGNGDEEKAELVQEVNLLKLTIEDMEKERDFYFGKLRNIELICQEKEGENDPTLQRIVDILYATDEGFVIPDSESQDQEEY; via the exons ATGGCTGTGAATGTCTATTCTACTTCAGTGACCAGTGACAATTTGAGTCGACATGACATGCTGGCATGGATCAATgagtctttaaaaataaaccacacaaaGATTGAGCTTCTCTGTTCAG GAGCTGCGTACTGCCAGTTTATGGACATGCTGTTCCCTGGTTGTATACCTCTGAAGAAAGTAAAATTCCAGGCCAAACTAGAACATGAATTCATTCACAACTTTAAACTGTTGCAAGCAAGCTTCAAGAGAATGGCAGTTGACAAA aTTATCCCAGTGGACAAATTAATAAAAGGAAAGTTTCAGGACAATTTTGAGTTTGTGCAGTGGTTTAAGAAATTTTTTGATGCCAACTATGATGGGAAAGATTATGACCCAGTAGCAGCTCGCCAAGGACAGGAAACCATGCCTATGCCCAACCCCGCCACACCCGCCCTGAACAAGCCCAAGAAAATCCCCAGCACTGGCAGCGCAG ATGACAGCCTCACTGCTGCACCGAGGGGGAAACCAGCAGCAAAGATTG CCCCTCAGAGGCCTTCCGTGGCGAAGGCGCCCCCGAAAGTGGCTCCTGTGGGTCTGCGGAGACCGGGCGGTGCAGGAAACGGGGACGAGGAGAAGGCGGAACTCGTCCAGGAG GTTAATTTACTAAAACTCACAATTGAAGAcatggagaaagagagggatttTTACTTCGGCAAACTGAGGAATATTGAACTGATCTGCCAAGAAAAGGAAGGGGAGAACGATCCCACACTGCAGAGGATTGTTGACATCCTTTATGCCACAGAT
- the mapre1b gene encoding microtubule-associated protein RP/EB family member 1b isoform X3 — MAVNVYSTSVTSDNLSRHDMLAWINESLKINHTKIELLCSGAAYCQFMDMLFPGCIPLKKVKFQAKLEHEFIHNFKLLQASFKRMAVDKIIPVDKLIKGKFQDNFEFVQWFKKFFDANYDGKDYDPVAARQGQETMPMPNPATPALNKPKKIPSTGSAAPQRPSVAKAPPKVAPVGLRRPGGAGNGDEEKAELVQEVNLLKLTIEDMEKERDFYFGKLRNIELICQEKEGENDPTLQRIVDILYATDVSDTQKEGFVIPDSESQDQEEY; from the exons ATGGCTGTGAATGTCTATTCTACTTCAGTGACCAGTGACAATTTGAGTCGACATGACATGCTGGCATGGATCAATgagtctttaaaaataaaccacacaaaGATTGAGCTTCTCTGTTCAG GAGCTGCGTACTGCCAGTTTATGGACATGCTGTTCCCTGGTTGTATACCTCTGAAGAAAGTAAAATTCCAGGCCAAACTAGAACATGAATTCATTCACAACTTTAAACTGTTGCAAGCAAGCTTCAAGAGAATGGCAGTTGACAAA aTTATCCCAGTGGACAAATTAATAAAAGGAAAGTTTCAGGACAATTTTGAGTTTGTGCAGTGGTTTAAGAAATTTTTTGATGCCAACTATGATGGGAAAGATTATGACCCAGTAGCAGCTCGCCAAGGACAGGAAACCATGCCTATGCCCAACCCCGCCACACCCGCCCTGAACAAGCCCAAGAAAATCCCCAGCACTGGCAGCGCAG CCCCTCAGAGGCCTTCCGTGGCGAAGGCGCCCCCGAAAGTGGCTCCTGTGGGTCTGCGGAGACCGGGCGGTGCAGGAAACGGGGACGAGGAGAAGGCGGAACTCGTCCAGGAG GTTAATTTACTAAAACTCACAATTGAAGAcatggagaaagagagggatttTTACTTCGGCAAACTGAGGAATATTGAACTGATCTGCCAAGAAAAGGAAGGGGAGAACGATCCCACACTGCAGAGGATTGTTGACATCCTTTATGCCACAGATGTAAGTGACACACAAAAG
- the mapre1b gene encoding microtubule-associated protein RP/EB family member 1b isoform X4 — MAVNVYSTSVTSDNLSRHDMLAWINESLKINHTKIELLCSGAAYCQFMDMLFPGCIPLKKVKFQAKLEHEFIHNFKLLQASFKRMAVDKIIPVDKLIKGKFQDNFEFVQWFKKFFDANYDGKDYDPVAARQGQETMPMPNPATPALNKPKKIPSTGSAAPQRPSVAKAPPKVAPVGLRRPGGAGNGDEEKAELVQEVNLLKLTIEDMEKERDFYFGKLRNIELICQEKEGENDPTLQRIVDILYATDEGFVIPDSESQDQEEY; from the exons ATGGCTGTGAATGTCTATTCTACTTCAGTGACCAGTGACAATTTGAGTCGACATGACATGCTGGCATGGATCAATgagtctttaaaaataaaccacacaaaGATTGAGCTTCTCTGTTCAG GAGCTGCGTACTGCCAGTTTATGGACATGCTGTTCCCTGGTTGTATACCTCTGAAGAAAGTAAAATTCCAGGCCAAACTAGAACATGAATTCATTCACAACTTTAAACTGTTGCAAGCAAGCTTCAAGAGAATGGCAGTTGACAAA aTTATCCCAGTGGACAAATTAATAAAAGGAAAGTTTCAGGACAATTTTGAGTTTGTGCAGTGGTTTAAGAAATTTTTTGATGCCAACTATGATGGGAAAGATTATGACCCAGTAGCAGCTCGCCAAGGACAGGAAACCATGCCTATGCCCAACCCCGCCACACCCGCCCTGAACAAGCCCAAGAAAATCCCCAGCACTGGCAGCGCAG CCCCTCAGAGGCCTTCCGTGGCGAAGGCGCCCCCGAAAGTGGCTCCTGTGGGTCTGCGGAGACCGGGCGGTGCAGGAAACGGGGACGAGGAGAAGGCGGAACTCGTCCAGGAG GTTAATTTACTAAAACTCACAATTGAAGAcatggagaaagagagggatttTTACTTCGGCAAACTGAGGAATATTGAACTGATCTGCCAAGAAAAGGAAGGGGAGAACGATCCCACACTGCAGAGGATTGTTGACATCCTTTATGCCACAGAT